In the Anastrepha obliqua isolate idAnaObli1 chromosome 1, idAnaObli1_1.0, whole genome shotgun sequence genome, one interval contains:
- the LOC129236236 gene encoding HSPB1-associated protein 1: MAQTSRNSETEALTLRKLILNARKPFVLRNFKMNWKYFEQSLEEWCLNYDKATNSLTEFEVMPCNQGNQSPHWERSRKSKRMTLSQFLEKQKLATADKCWIGLNYQRLNNLPATLKEGIDFSRLGFSEVTDECNYWLCSRQTNTPCHYDTYGCNIVVQVYGRKSWLLFPPKTPLTCTRIPYEESSIYCEENIFAPNIEEVQQLSKIGSSAYRCILNAKDVLIVPRHWWHYVEAMDVSLSINYWIPLENDREEQLQECIVKILIERFVKSSNQEERNYILNPNQEGEIKDDSEIFDILKYLYENSKDSGPKVKARRLNISSCPYQYLDELECQNLIKELPEGMVEYLAPMAKFDYEALLNKNAQRFKLIKTNSELHQLNDIKKALINSFCAPTVIEQIKKEFFKRYQS; encoded by the exons ATGGCCCAAACCTCGCGAAATTCAGAGACGGAAGCTCTTACATTACGCAAATTGATTTTGAATGCCCGGAAACCGTTTGTACTACGTAATTTTAAAATGAACTGGAAATATTTTGAGCAATCGCTAGAAGAATGGTGTTTAAATTATGACAAAGCAACGAATTCCCTAACAGAATTCGAGGTAATGCCTTGCAATCAAGGCAATCAATCGCCACATTGGGAACGCAGCCGAAAATCTAAACGAATGACATTatcacaatttttagaaaaacaaaaattagcaaCGGCAGATAAATGTTGGATTGGACTTAACTATCAAAGATTAAACAATTTGCCAGCAACACTTAAAGAAGGAATTGATTTTTCAAGGTTGGGTTTTAGCGAAGTTACCGACGAATGTAATTACTGGCTGTGCTCTAGGCAAACGAATACGCCATGTCACTACGACACCTACGGATGTAACATTGTAGTACAAGTTTACGGCAG GAAGTCATGGCTGCTTTTCCCACCAAAAACTCCGCTGACTTGCACAAGAATACCTTATGAAGAGTCTAGCATTTActgtgaagaaaatatttttgcaccaAACATTGAAGAGGTGcaacaactgtcaaaaattggcAGTTCCGCCTATAGATGCATTTTAAATGCAAAGGATGTATTGATCGTGCCCAGACATTGGTGGCATTATGTTGAGGCTATGGACGTCTCATTAAGCATTAACTACTGGATACCGTTAGAGAATGATAGAGAAGAACAATTACAGGAATGCATTGTTAAGATTTTAATTGAGCGCTTTGTGAAAAGTAGCAACCAGGAAGAGCGAAATTACATTCTTAATCCTAATCAG GAGGGCGAAATAAAAGATGATTCAGAAATATttgacattttaaaatatttgtatgagaACTCTAAAGATAGTGGTCCAAAAGTAAAGGCCCGCCGACTTAATATCTCATCTTGTCCTTATCAGTACTTGGATGAACTGGAGTGCCAAAACCTAATAAAAGAGTTGCCCGAAGGAATGGTAGAATATCTCGCACCTATGGCAAAGTTCGACTACGAGgccttactaaataaaaatgcacagcgttttaaattaataaaaacaaactcaGAACTCCACCAATTAAATGACATCAAAAAGGCCTTAATAAACAGTTTTTGTGCTCCTACAGTAATAgaacaaatcaaaaaagaatttttcaaaCGCTATCAATCGTGA
- the LOC129236237 gene encoding programmed cell death 6-interacting protein yields MSKILAVPPKKPSEEEIVKPLNNLIQSTYSGANAEEKAKYLEAVNEFAKQRNTAIWKFFEKYESSLEVAYAYYDQICALETKIAVNELQIPFKWKDAFDKGSIFGGRISLTHTSLLYEKVCILFNIASLQSSVAASQALDSDEGLKVALKLLQQSAGIFQYLKGATPAAIPSEPTPDLSQDTLICLQALMVAQAQEVFILKAIKDNMKDQIVAKLCCQCEEFYADVLRAMQKESVRNIWDKEWIPTIAGKQAGFHALTQLYQSLVCRASKKIGEEIARLRSAVELFKAAQTRSGISNYLDEFFTRARRNLEESTKDNEFIYNEMIPDVSSLPSPGKAQLAKALPLSSPMASNFRDIFSELVPVELHRALTASDMRKNEIVNVEIMKLREATQTLNGVLASLNLPAAVETTDAGSGLPPSLREKAVDVRNKGGIESINTYLKELPELLQRNREILDETERLLDEERDSDNQLRNQFKTKWTRIPSDNLTEMFRKNAKKYREVITNAIEADKIVRQKFENNQKGIELLSMAPEQIQEAVPSAGGNIDPNCPSVQKLKNLMESVETIKAERDAIELELKSSTFNMKDEFLSALQKDGAIDEPAISLALIGKVLNPLQSQVKENVERQVTLISDIQEAHKNFVTETGSCGSSRDKLYQELATAYDSFIELLGNLKEGTKFYNDLTELLVVFQNKITDFCFARKTEKEELLKDLTTESSRPTIGPTPTLPSHYASTSGSDVSPSSSVSSVPDAPTPSAGNVPYPHQMQGMPMPYGATPGVPYPTYVPPPMPQGFNPYATLPYPGTPFQYSGFPQGPQPGHYGTYPGSFAHQQGGYPNQKPPGW; encoded by the exons ATGTCAAAAATACTTGCTGTGCCACCAAAGAAACCGTCAGAGGAAGAAATTGTTAAGCCGCTAAATAATCTTATCCAAAGTACATACAGTGGAGCTAATGCAGAGGAAAAGGCCAAATATTTGGAAGCTGTAAACGAGTTCGCAAAGCAACGCAACACAGCAATATGgaagtttttcgaaaaatatgaatCCTCACTAGAAGTAGCCTACGC CTACTACGATCAAATATGTGCTTTGGAAACCAAAATTGCTGTAAATGAGCTCCAAATTCCGTTCAAGTGGAAAGATGCGTTCGACAAAGGTTCCATTTTTGGCGGTCGCATTAGTTTAA CTCATACATCACTGCTGTACGAAAAGGTATGCATCCTTTTCAATATTGCTTCTCTACAAAGCAGTGTtgcagcatctcaagctctggATAGCGATGAAGGTTTAAAGGTTGCCCTGAAGCTACTGCAACAAAGTGCTGGCATATTCCAGTACCTCAAAGGTGCTACACCAGCTGCCATACCTTCGGAACCCACTCCGGACTTGAGTCAGGATACGTTAATTTGCTTACAAGCACTGATGGTGGCCCAAGCACAAgaagttttcattttaaaagcTATAAAAG acAATATGAAGGACCAAATTGTGGCTAAACTTTGTTGCCAATGCGAAGAGTTTTATGCTGACGTGTTGCGGGCTATGCAAAAGGAAAGCGTCCGAAATATTTGGGACAAGGAATGGATACCAACCATTGCTGGCAAACAGGCTGGATTTCATGCCCTTACACAACTATACCAGAGTTTAGTATGTCGAGCTTCTAAGAAGATTGGTGAGGAAATTGCGCGATTGCGTTCGGCTGTCGAGTTATTTAAAGCGGCACAAACCCGATCCGGCATTTCAAATTACCTTGATGAATTTTTTACTCGTGCCAGACGAAATTTGGAGGAATCGACAAAAGATAATGAGTTCATTTACAATGAAATGATACCGGATGTAAGCTCCCTGCCCTCTCCAGGAAAAGCTCAATTGGCGAAAGCTTTGCCATTGTCTTCACCTATGGCAAGTAACTTTAGGGACATATTCTCGGAATTAGTGCCAGTCGAGCTACATCGTGCTTTGACAGCATCTGATATGCGTAAAAATGAAATTGTGAATGTTGAGATAATGAAACTCCGTGAGGCCACCCAAACTTTAAATGGCGTGTTGGCCAGCTTGAATTTACCAGCTGCCGTTGAGACGACTGATGCAGGCAGCGGTCTACCGCCATCACTGCGTGAAAAGGCAGTCGATGTTCGTAATAAAGGAGGCATCGAGAGTATAAATACCTATCTGAAGGAACTGCCAGAGTTGTTACAGCGAAATCGTGAAATTTTGGATGAAACCGAACGTCTACTGGATGAAGAGCGTGACTCTGACAATCAATTGCGAAATCAATTTAAAACTAAATGGACACGCATTCCTTCCGATAATCTCACAGAAATGTtccgtaaaaatgcaaaaaaatatcgaGAAGTTATTACAAATGCAATTGAAGCGGACAAAATTGTGCGTCAAAAGTTTGAGAATAACCAAAAG gGTATTGAATTGCTCTCAATGGCTCCTGAGCAAATACAGGAGGCAGTTCCATCAGCTGGCGGAAACATCGATCCGAATTGTCCAAGtgttcaaaaattgaaaaaccttATGGAGTCGGTAGAAACCATTAAGGCGGAACGCGATGCAATCGAGTTGGAGCTAAAGTCTTCTACTTTTAATATGAAAGACGAATTTTTGTCCGctttacaaaaagatggtgcTATAGATGAACCAGCTATTTCCTTGGCTCTAATTGGAAAAGTTTTAAATCCACTACAATCGCAAGTAAAGGAGAATGTAGAACGTCAGGTGACACTTATTAGTGACATTCAAGAAGCTCACAAGAACTTCGTGACCGAAACCGGTAGCTGTGGCAGTTCGCGAGATAAACTTTATCAAGAATTGGCAACGGCCTATGACAGCTTTATTGAGTTATTGGGCAACTTGAAAGAAGGCACcaaattttacaatgatttAACAGAGCTTTTGGTcgtattccaaaataaaataacagattTTTGCTTTGCGCGCAAAACAGAAAAGGAAGAACTTCTCAAAGATTTAACAACAGAGTCGAGCCGCCCAACAATTGGACCAACGCCAACACTACCGTCGCACTACGCATCTACATCAGGAAGTG ATGTTAGTCCATCCAGTTCGGTGTCCTCAGTTCCGGATGCACCTACACCATCGGCCGGTAATGTGCCTTACCCGCATCAAATGCAAGGCATGCCAATGCCATATGGTGCTACACCGGGTGTCCCTTATCCCACATACGTTCCACCACCAATGCCACAAGGATTTAATCCATATGCAACGCTGCCTTACCCAGGAA CACCATTTCAGTACAGTGGTTTTCCGCAGGGACCTCAGCCGGGTCACTATGGAACTTACCCAGGTAGCTTTGCTCATCAGCAAGGAGGATATCCAAACCAAAAGCCACCAGGCTGGTAG